One region of Vibrio cidicii genomic DNA includes:
- a CDS encoding alpha-amylase family glycosyl hydrolase has translation MKQVLTTLSLAVATALLAGCNSSSNVEKLPSTNAYQCDVSATDKADDLRIYQVMVESFVNGNEQIGHGTGYGTSHHMGDIQGIIDSLDYIQSLGMNGIWLTPIFNSVPKAGQDHWADRLDATGYFATNYFEIDPRFGSMDDARRLVEEAHARGLYVFFDGVFGHHKGNVVASPTGKLPAGGNNPVDYPESLAFYQEVAQFWVKELKIDGWRLDQAYQVPTEAWVEIRKAVDDASKSVTYTNSKGENVNPLGYMVAEIWAGENRITETGYGSAENPALCSAFDFPVRYRLVETFAVNEAGVGGKSGEWLAEGMDLHALYPSHAQPNLMIGNHDLVRFGDLLQRGNIAEPQDAEYWLRHKAVFAFQAAYTGPITLYYGDEIGDQVDNFAAKVEQDCAVKGLCDDHVARSSGKVEGVTATLNANEQDLKQYVQKLMTLRSNHPALAKGKRVNVMADNKVYADHKSTADESILYVANLGKGLQYLQLSDEKVGSTGSLTDLLTGEEIKLIDGQYLVSLNPFEARFLKINQPSAAGPKVAKAAMASGIGEGFMAQCDNPTLDESGPIRKKLYVVGDFSDSAWQHQDHRQFEYKGDGVYQVVTNEKPGSYRMQYAAKTWTPQFTAKGLSLKLGQDNPLIKGGYGKDTAVTIMAEGRYVWSLQFDQQGTPLKVMASKCAE, from the coding sequence GTGAAACAGGTACTCACCACACTTTCATTGGCGGTTGCCACCGCCCTGCTGGCCGGTTGTAACTCATCTTCCAATGTCGAGAAACTGCCCAGCACCAACGCCTATCAATGTGATGTCTCCGCAACGGATAAAGCGGACGACCTGCGTATCTACCAAGTCATGGTGGAGAGCTTTGTCAACGGCAACGAGCAAATTGGCCACGGCACTGGCTACGGCACCAGCCACCATATGGGCGATATTCAGGGCATCATTGACTCGCTTGATTACATCCAATCGTTGGGGATGAACGGCATTTGGCTCACACCAATCTTTAACTCTGTACCGAAGGCGGGGCAAGATCACTGGGCAGATCGCCTTGACGCCACCGGTTATTTTGCCACCAACTATTTTGAAATAGACCCACGTTTTGGCAGCATGGACGACGCACGTCGATTGGTCGAAGAAGCCCACGCACGCGGTTTATACGTCTTCTTTGATGGCGTGTTTGGTCACCACAAAGGCAACGTGGTCGCCTCACCGACAGGCAAGCTTCCGGCTGGAGGCAACAATCCAGTAGATTACCCTGAAAGCCTCGCTTTCTATCAGGAGGTGGCGCAATTTTGGGTTAAGGAACTCAAGATCGACGGTTGGCGCCTAGATCAAGCGTACCAAGTGCCGACAGAGGCTTGGGTAGAGATCCGCAAAGCGGTAGATGATGCCTCAAAAAGTGTCACTTATACCAATAGCAAAGGGGAAAACGTCAACCCACTGGGCTACATGGTGGCCGAGATTTGGGCGGGTGAAAACCGCATCACCGAAACCGGTTATGGCAGCGCAGAAAATCCCGCACTATGCTCCGCTTTTGACTTCCCGGTACGCTATCGCCTAGTCGAAACCTTTGCGGTCAATGAGGCGGGCGTAGGCGGTAAGTCGGGCGAATGGCTGGCAGAAGGTATGGACTTACATGCGCTGTATCCAAGCCATGCTCAGCCGAACCTGATGATCGGTAACCATGACTTAGTCCGCTTTGGCGATCTCTTGCAGCGCGGCAACATCGCCGAGCCACAAGATGCTGAATACTGGCTGCGCCACAAAGCGGTCTTCGCTTTCCAAGCGGCTTACACTGGGCCAATCACCCTCTACTACGGCGATGAGATTGGCGATCAGGTCGATAATTTCGCCGCGAAAGTAGAACAAGATTGCGCGGTTAAAGGCTTGTGTGACGATCATGTTGCTCGCTCCAGCGGCAAAGTGGAAGGCGTAACGGCGACGTTGAATGCCAACGAGCAAGACCTCAAACAGTACGTGCAAAAATTAATGACGCTGCGTAGTAATCATCCGGCCCTTGCCAAAGGCAAGCGAGTCAATGTTATGGCTGACAACAAAGTCTACGCGGATCATAAAAGCACGGCTGACGAATCGATTCTCTACGTGGCGAATCTCGGCAAAGGGCTGCAATATTTGCAACTGAGCGATGAAAAAGTGGGATCAACGGGCAGCTTGACCGATCTGTTGACAGGTGAAGAGATCAAACTGATCGACGGGCAATATCTGGTCTCGCTCAACCCATTTGAAGCACGCTTCCTCAAGATCAATCAACCTTCGGCAGCTGGCCCTAAAGTTGCCAAAGCGGCGATGGCCAGTGGCATCGGTGAAGGCTTCATGGCGCAGTGCGACAACCCAACGCTCGATGAGAGTGGACCTATTCGCAAAAAACTCTACGTGGTTGGCGATTTCAGCGATTCGGCTTGGCAGCACCAAGATCATCGCCAGTTTGAGTACAAAGGCGACGGCGTTTACCAAGTGGTGACCAACGAAAAACCGGGCAGCTACCGTATGCAGTATGCCGCTAAAACCTGGACTCCTCAGTTCACCGCCAAAGGGCTGAGTCTGAAATTGGGTCAAGATAACCCATTGATTAAAGGGGGTTATGGTAAAGATACCGCGGTGACCATTATGGCGGAAGGCCGCTACGTCTGGAGTTTGCAATTTGACCAACAAGGTACGCCACTCAAAGTAATGGCGTCCAAATGTGCTGAGTAA
- a CDS encoding endonuclease, protein MLNRIMTLSALTLLSTSAAYAQVTNGDFESWTNNTPNGWTTIDSGIALSQSNSVFKSGKLAAAIAVNTGTQSETDFTQLVQVEQGKTYQFSVSLYHTEGKVKARLIVDGYQGYSNNGLVNQWQDLTFAYTATATKEITVGLRFYDMTGFDGSETVYIDNFQPTETATTPTEPASCANTSATLTLITDQYASETSWLLKDKSGSSLFSGSGYDNSSSNTVEMCLADGEYTFEINDTYGDGICCSVGNGFYSLVANGSTLASGAEFGKTQATTFTLGNGTPTDPTDPTEPPVLGEYYKAAEGKTGFALKTALYNIIANHNSQGYSAIWNLAKVADLDLYYEQDGSILDMYSEKPAGADGAQFTKVTDQCGQYSKEGDCYNREHSFPKSWFGGTIEPMNSDGHHIFATDGYVNAKRSNWPFGEVGSASYVSGNGSKLGTASATLGYNGTVFEPIDEFKGDFARAYFYMATRYENAIANWEGNTSNSDAILDGTNSTVFEPWMLNMLKRWHSADPVSQKERDRNQAVFEFQGNRNPFIDHPEFVSAIWGN, encoded by the coding sequence ATGCTAAATAGAATAATGACTCTAAGTGCACTGACTCTGCTCTCCACCAGCGCAGCGTACGCACAAGTCACCAATGGTGACTTTGAAAGTTGGACCAACAACACACCAAACGGATGGACAACCATTGATTCCGGTATTGCGCTGAGCCAAAGTAATTCGGTATTTAAAAGCGGCAAACTCGCTGCGGCCATCGCGGTCAATACCGGAACTCAATCCGAGACCGATTTCACTCAGCTTGTTCAGGTGGAACAGGGCAAAACTTACCAGTTTTCCGTGTCGCTTTATCACACTGAAGGCAAAGTAAAAGCACGTTTGATCGTGGACGGCTATCAGGGCTATTCCAATAATGGCCTCGTGAACCAATGGCAAGATCTCACTTTTGCTTACACCGCGACCGCCACCAAAGAGATTACTGTCGGTCTGCGTTTTTATGACATGACTGGTTTTGACGGCTCTGAAACCGTTTATATCGACAATTTTCAGCCGACCGAGACCGCCACCACCCCGACAGAACCAGCAAGTTGCGCCAATACTAGCGCGACTTTGACCTTAATTACTGACCAATACGCCAGCGAAACCAGTTGGTTGCTTAAAGACAAATCAGGCAGCAGCTTGTTCTCTGGTTCTGGCTATGACAACTCCTCCAGCAACACGGTAGAAATGTGTCTCGCCGATGGCGAATATACGTTTGAAATCAACGATACCTACGGAGACGGCATCTGTTGCAGCGTGGGGAATGGCTTTTACAGCTTGGTCGCTAACGGCAGCACGCTTGCCTCTGGCGCTGAGTTTGGCAAAACTCAGGCAACCACCTTTACTTTGGGCAACGGTACGCCAACGGATCCAACCGATCCTACTGAACCACCGGTGCTCGGCGAATATTACAAAGCCGCTGAGGGCAAAACGGGTTTTGCACTGAAAACCGCGCTCTACAACATCATCGCCAATCACAACAGCCAAGGCTACAGCGCAATTTGGAACCTAGCGAAAGTCGCCGATTTGGATCTCTACTATGAGCAGGACGGTTCCATTCTTGATATGTACTCGGAAAAACCTGCGGGTGCGGACGGTGCTCAGTTTACTAAAGTAACGGACCAATGCGGCCAGTACAGCAAAGAAGGCGATTGCTACAACCGTGAGCACTCTTTCCCGAAAAGCTGGTTTGGCGGCACCATAGAACCAATGAACTCAGATGGTCACCACATTTTCGCCACCGACGGTTATGTAAATGCCAAGCGCAGCAACTGGCCATTTGGTGAAGTGGGTAGCGCCAGTTATGTATCTGGCAATGGGTCGAAACTAGGCACGGCTTCAGCGACGTTAGGCTACAACGGCACCGTATTTGAGCCCATTGACGAGTTCAAAGGGGATTTTGCTCGCGCTTACTTCTACATGGCAACCCGCTACGAAAATGCCATTGCCAATTGGGAAGGCAATACCAGCAACTCCGACGCGATTCTTGACGGTACGAACAGCACTGTGTTTGAACCTTGGATGCTGAATATGCTCAAACGTTGGCATAGCGCGGATCCGGTGAGTCAAAAGGAACGAGATCGCAACCAAGCGGTGTTTGAGTTCCAAGGTAACCGCAATCCATTTATCGATCATCCGGAGTTTGTCAGCGCGATTTGGGGCAACTAA
- a CDS encoding transporter substrate-binding domain-containing protein, with amino-acid sequence MGVLYRSFCLLGIVLTALLSASAVAQVSSLEDLAFYSEVYPPANFIKDDAPAGYSVDILIEAAKLQGVQITPQQIVIQPWARSYRATLTNNDAMLFSTTRTEHREDLFKWVGPISDIKAVVLSRVDSGIVIKEPIDMANYRIGVIRDDVGEQMLLELGVPREAMQEANYVTQLAEQLMKKRIDLLAYDENAALWWTGQAGLDPKMFKVVYILKKGELYFAFNKHVPQKVVEQLQMGIDRLKSEKNAEGISLHQAIMNRYR; translated from the coding sequence ATGGGCGTCTTATATCGCAGCTTTTGTCTCTTAGGAATTGTCCTCACGGCGCTGCTTTCCGCGTCTGCTGTTGCTCAGGTATCCTCGCTTGAGGATCTTGCTTTCTATTCAGAAGTCTACCCGCCGGCGAACTTCATTAAAGATGATGCTCCTGCTGGCTACTCGGTCGACATTCTTATTGAAGCGGCAAAATTACAAGGTGTGCAGATCACCCCTCAGCAGATAGTCATTCAGCCTTGGGCTCGCTCTTATCGAGCGACCTTGACCAACAATGATGCGATGCTGTTTTCTACCACGCGCACCGAGCATCGTGAAGATCTGTTTAAATGGGTCGGACCGATTAGCGATATTAAAGCGGTGGTGCTGTCACGAGTCGATTCCGGTATTGTTATCAAGGAACCGATTGATATGGCGAACTATCGTATTGGTGTGATTCGTGACGATGTCGGGGAACAAATGTTGCTGGAGTTGGGCGTGCCGCGTGAAGCGATGCAAGAAGCCAATTACGTCACCCAACTGGCCGAGCAATTGATGAAAAAACGCATTGATCTGCTCGCCTACGATGAAAACGCAGCACTTTGGTGGACTGGCCAAGCTGGGCTCGATCCTAAGATGTTTAAGGTGGTTTACATCCTTAAAAAAGGTGAACTCTACTTTGCTTTTAATAAGCATGTGCCTCAGAAGGTCGTAGAACAATTACAGATGGGTATTGATCGTTTGAAAAGCGAGAAAAATGCAGAGGGCATTTCGTTACATCAAGCGATTATGAATCGCTATCGTTAA
- a CDS encoding DMT family transporter codes for MLLRLIPFMFVVLWASGFVGARLGLQYAEPATLLSIRMAANVVLFLLLVALLRRRMPTGAGLWHSCVVGILIHGFYLGGTYLAISLGMPAGLSSLLVGIQPILTAVILLLTLQERFRSSQWVGLVLGFIAISLVLSGKMDWQSEEYKWQAVTLCLMSLVGITLGTLYQKRFCHGVDMIGGATVQYMAAMLLFLPYAVQFETMQVQWTGEFIFALIWLVLVLSCVAILLLLYMVRNGAASSVASVFYLVPPMTALQAWLMFGESFDINGVAGFVLAAVAVFLVVRKPKIAPLDETDPVAASTVKS; via the coding sequence ATGTTGCTGAGATTGATCCCATTTATGTTTGTGGTGTTGTGGGCCTCTGGCTTTGTTGGCGCGAGATTGGGCTTGCAATACGCCGAGCCAGCAACGCTATTGTCGATTCGTATGGCGGCTAACGTCGTGCTGTTTTTGCTGCTGGTGGCACTGCTTCGGCGCAGGATGCCCACCGGAGCCGGGCTTTGGCACTCTTGTGTGGTTGGCATCTTGATCCACGGTTTTTATCTTGGCGGCACCTATCTGGCGATCTCACTGGGGATGCCAGCCGGATTGAGTTCGCTTTTGGTGGGCATTCAGCCGATTTTGACAGCAGTAATACTGCTGCTAACCCTGCAAGAGCGCTTTCGCAGCTCTCAATGGGTGGGGTTGGTACTTGGCTTTATTGCTATCAGTTTGGTGTTGTCGGGCAAAATGGACTGGCAATCGGAGGAGTATAAATGGCAAGCGGTGACGCTGTGTTTGATGTCGTTGGTGGGCATTACCCTCGGTACCTTATACCAAAAGCGCTTTTGCCATGGGGTGGATATGATTGGCGGTGCGACGGTGCAGTATATGGCGGCGATGCTGCTATTTTTACCTTACGCAGTGCAGTTTGAAACGATGCAGGTGCAGTGGACTGGCGAGTTTATTTTCGCTCTCATTTGGCTGGTGTTGGTGCTCTCCTGTGTGGCGATTTTGCTTTTACTTTATATGGTGAGAAATGGTGCGGCGTCGAGTGTGGCGTCGGTGTTTTACCTTGTGCCACCGATGACGGCGTTGCAAGCGTGGCTGATGTTCGGTGAATCGTTTGATATCAATGGTGTCGCTGGTTTTGTTTTGGCCGCTGTGGCGGTGTTCTTGGTGGTACGCAAGCCTAAAATAGCACCGTTAGACGAAACCGACCCCGTGGCTGCCTCTACCGTGAAATCGTGA
- a CDS encoding PLP-dependent aminotransferase family protein yields the protein MGTVSQSSMNENKYLQVEQHLKQRIATGQYQAEDRLPSIRELQQTLGVSKNTVIRAYQELEAQGLVYAQHRSGFRVKERQNERTQTCCAPADVDLLSVCREILSYPEQRERLPTGSAHPNIEAPAIKSLYAEIGRHSRMQNHFPSHYQLPPGDKLLIKQLAKLTADLGVSASVDDLIVTHGAQQAISLALRAITKPGDIVAVESPCYFGTLLLLESLGLKVLEIPSCPRSGMEIDALALALSQWPIKVILVTPNFTNPTGATMTLEKRQRLLTISADIPIIEDDVFGALSFEAPLPTLKSLDSQDKVIYVNSLSKTLDSRLRIGWVLSGRYRQAIEKHLLCDNMGSLNLMQTAVASFLTSGRYRSHTARMRRIYQHNSKLFCQMLIKALNQYPSMLGRFTLHPAQGSFLLWLILPQGFDSYQLYQQCKQQGISLLPGTVFGTQQQYRHCVRFCVATFNQDKNWQTAIDLLAKLIAKQIPKDLL from the coding sequence ATGGGTACAGTTTCTCAAAGCAGTATGAACGAAAATAAATACTTGCAAGTCGAGCAGCATCTTAAGCAGCGAATCGCCACCGGGCAGTATCAAGCAGAAGACCGGCTTCCGTCGATACGCGAGCTGCAACAAACGCTTGGTGTGAGTAAAAATACCGTGATCCGCGCCTATCAGGAGCTGGAAGCACAAGGGCTGGTCTATGCGCAACATCGCTCCGGATTTCGCGTTAAAGAGCGACAAAATGAGCGCACACAAACATGCTGCGCTCCTGCCGACGTGGATCTGCTTTCGGTGTGCCGCGAGATCCTCAGCTATCCCGAGCAGCGGGAGCGGCTACCGACAGGCTCCGCGCACCCCAATATCGAAGCGCCCGCGATCAAAAGTCTCTACGCCGAAATCGGCCGCCATAGCAGGATGCAAAACCACTTCCCCAGCCACTACCAATTACCGCCAGGCGATAAACTGCTGATTAAACAACTGGCAAAATTGACGGCGGATCTGGGCGTGTCCGCCTCCGTCGATGATTTAATTGTCACCCATGGCGCCCAGCAAGCCATCAGTCTCGCACTGCGTGCCATTACCAAGCCCGGCGATATCGTCGCCGTGGAATCGCCTTGTTATTTCGGCACCTTGCTGCTGCTGGAGTCGTTAGGTCTCAAAGTGCTTGAAATCCCCAGTTGCCCGAGAAGCGGGATGGAGATAGATGCGCTCGCTCTAGCTCTGAGCCAATGGCCGATCAAGGTGATTTTAGTCACGCCCAATTTCACCAATCCAACTGGCGCGACGATGACACTGGAGAAAAGGCAGCGACTGCTGACAATTTCAGCCGACATACCCATTATTGAAGACGACGTGTTCGGCGCGCTGAGCTTCGAAGCGCCGCTGCCAACGCTCAAGTCACTGGATAGCCAAGATAAGGTGATTTACGTCAACTCGCTGTCGAAAACCTTGGACTCACGTTTGCGTATTGGCTGGGTATTGTCTGGGCGCTATCGCCAAGCGATTGAAAAACATCTGCTGTGCGATAACATGGGCAGCCTGAATCTGATGCAAACCGCCGTGGCGAGCTTTCTTACCTCAGGCCGTTATCGCTCGCACACCGCGCGCATGCGGCGGATCTATCAGCACAACAGCAAACTGTTCTGCCAGATGCTTATCAAGGCGTTAAACCAGTATCCCAGCATGCTGGGCAGGTTTACTCTTCACCCAGCGCAGGGTTCCTTTTTGCTGTGGTTAATCCTTCCGCAAGGGTTTGACAGCTATCAGCTTTATCAACAATGCAAACAACAGGGTATCAGCTTGCTGCCCGGCACGGTGTTCGGCACCCAGCAGCAATATCGGCACTGTGTGCGTTTTTGTGTCGCGACCTTTAATCAAGATAAAAATTGGCAAACGGCGATCGATTTACTCGCTAAGCTGATTGCCAAACAGATCCCCAAAGACCTGCTGTAA
- a CDS encoding M3 family metallopeptidase: MTATSYLNQLNHQYLTIHRRKEDFFWETYMGISDDHQGSTQAQTQWTNFLAQADKIAEIKQQFQAAEQITDQEEKSATKHGLQGWLNMFESHAIEADTAREQKAELIRFEADLFEKKQNHVMTYTNEQGQEVEGSLPVLGAAIRNSDQEAVRQSAHQALLNLEQWLLQNGFLELVKKRNAFARSMGYRNFFDYSVVKTEHMTTQALFAILDDFEQRTRQSHQNSLQQLAQEKGATALHGHNFIFSFAGDAMRDLDPYVPFSKSLRRWVESFGRLNIDYSAAELTLDLLDRKGKYPNGFCHGPIPSFYDQGEWIAAKVNFTSNAKPDQVGSGYDGINTLFHEGGHAAHFANVKMNAPCFSQEFAPTSMAYAETQSMFCDSLLNDADWLKLYALDANGNPVPDEVIQAMINSRQPFKAYEERSILVVPYFERALYELEETQLTPEVVTQLARDTEQKILGLACSPRPLMAIPHLLSDEASCAYQGYLLAHMAVYQTRAYFTEKFGYLTDNPEIGPLLAKHYWHAGNSVSHSQSIKSLTGEGFNAKYLADACNLSSEQAWQRELKKIATLGERKRPQPASLNARITVVDGAKILASNELSDADMCDQFERYIETTYGR, from the coding sequence ATGACTGCGACTTCCTACCTAAATCAACTCAATCACCAATATTTGACCATTCATCGCCGCAAAGAAGATTTCTTCTGGGAAACCTACATGGGCATCAGCGATGATCACCAAGGCTCAACCCAAGCACAGACACAATGGACCAACTTTTTAGCCCAAGCCGACAAGATCGCTGAGATCAAACAACAATTTCAAGCGGCTGAGCAGATCACTGACCAAGAAGAAAAAAGTGCGACCAAACACGGGCTACAGGGCTGGCTGAACATGTTTGAATCGCATGCGATTGAAGCCGACACCGCCCGCGAGCAAAAAGCCGAGCTGATCCGTTTCGAAGCAGATCTGTTTGAGAAAAAACAGAACCACGTCATGACCTACACCAACGAGCAGGGTCAAGAAGTCGAAGGCAGTCTGCCAGTACTTGGCGCGGCGATTCGCAATAGCGATCAGGAAGCGGTGCGTCAATCGGCTCACCAAGCCCTGCTCAATCTCGAACAGTGGCTGCTACAAAACGGTTTCTTAGAGCTGGTCAAAAAACGCAATGCTTTTGCTCGTTCGATGGGCTACCGAAATTTCTTTGACTATTCGGTGGTTAAAACCGAGCACATGACCACACAAGCGCTGTTCGCCATTTTGGATGATTTCGAGCAACGTACTCGCCAATCGCATCAAAATAGCTTGCAGCAACTGGCGCAAGAGAAAGGAGCAACAGCTCTACACGGGCACAACTTCATCTTCTCATTTGCAGGCGATGCGATGCGCGATCTCGATCCGTACGTGCCTTTTTCTAAATCGCTGCGCCGCTGGGTCGAATCGTTTGGCCGATTGAACATCGACTACTCCGCGGCCGAGTTAACCCTCGATTTGTTGGATCGCAAAGGCAAATACCCGAATGGTTTCTGCCACGGCCCCATCCCGTCGTTCTACGATCAGGGCGAATGGATCGCGGCTAAGGTCAACTTCACTTCGAACGCCAAACCGGATCAAGTTGGCAGTGGTTACGATGGCATTAACACCTTGTTCCATGAGGGTGGACACGCCGCGCACTTTGCCAACGTGAAAATGAACGCGCCATGTTTCTCGCAAGAGTTCGCGCCAACCTCAATGGCGTATGCAGAAACGCAATCCATGTTCTGCGACAGCTTACTCAACGATGCCGATTGGCTGAAATTGTACGCGCTCGATGCCAATGGCAATCCGGTACCGGATGAAGTGATTCAAGCGATGATCAACAGCCGTCAGCCATTTAAAGCCTACGAAGAGCGCAGCATCTTAGTTGTGCCGTACTTTGAACGTGCCTTGTACGAACTGGAGGAAACCCAACTGACACCAGAAGTGGTCACTCAGTTGGCGCGCGATACCGAACAGAAGATTTTAGGGCTGGCGTGCAGCCCAAGGCCGCTGATGGCTATCCCACATCTACTGTCGGATGAAGCATCCTGCGCTTACCAAGGTTATCTGTTAGCGCACATGGCGGTGTATCAAACTCGCGCTTACTTCACCGAGAAGTTTGGTTACTTGACTGACAACCCAGAGATCGGTCCCTTGCTGGCAAAACATTACTGGCATGCAGGCAACAGTGTTTCTCACTCGCAATCGATCAAAAGCCTCACTGGCGAAGGGTTTAACGCCAAGTACCTCGCCGATGCATGCAACCTTTCCAGTGAACAAGCGTGGCAACGGGAGCTGAAGAAAATTGCGACGCTGGGCGAGCGCAAGCGTCCGCAGCCAGCGTCTCTCAATGCCCGCATCACCGTAGTCGATGGCGCGAAGATTCTGGCGAGCAACGAGTTAAGTGATGCCGATATGTGCGATCAATTTGAGCGCTACATCGAAACCACTTACGGCCGCTAA